A region of the Salvelinus namaycush isolate Seneca chromosome 13, SaNama_1.0, whole genome shotgun sequence genome:
TGGAAGGGTAAAAATAGTGTTAATCTTTGTAGGCAATACAAATATAATACATTCATTATCAGAATGTTTTGCTACTTTCGTTGTGACAACATACCATTTGGATGAAACATCTTTGACACAAATCGCACTGTGGGGGGTTTGTTGGGGTATTCTTCTGTGAACTCAACAGTGAGCTTAAATGTGCCTGGAACATATAAAAGATGGAGGGAAAATATGAATTAGAACCACGGCTAATATCACGCAACCAAGAATGttagaaaacatgtttttgcaatTACAGCTGTTGCATTATCTGCAATACCGCCGTTAAATAAAACAGGGAGTTGATGATTGGCTGCTCTAGCCTACTTCATGTGGAATTTATCAAATCAACAATTATGTCACACAAACCTTAACTGCACAGAGTATGCAAACACAAAGAATGGGGTGTACAGTGCTGTACTCACCATCCTCAAAAGGTGTCCCTTCTGGGCTGTAAAGGGAAATAAATACATTGAAAGTTTGTGTGTGCATGAAATATTCATGTGTCAGTTCCCCATAAATAAGTTATACGGATGAAGAAGGAACATTACAATGAGCAGATAATTCACTTGAAATTGTTGGTATCATTGGCCTAAAAAGGTCTTGACATGACCTGGCTCTCACAGAATGACCAATAACTAGCAAAGGCTGTTTCAGAACCCAAACTCAGCAATATTTGCTGATTGAGCATGGTGTTACATAGTCCTTTACCATGACTCTCACCCAGTTCCATGATATTACACAAGAGTCATTGGAAGAAGGCGTCTTCTGTACAGGGGAGTTTTGTTAGGAGCCCTGGCGCTAGGTCTGAACATTAACATGCATCACTTGCGGTACCGTTTTGGGAGCATAAGGACTATCTTTCATATCGGCGAGAAAAACACAAGTAGATACACACTTTTATAGGGTTAGAGTTCCCACACCGCCATAGCTCCATGTTAGAGCCTGTGTTTACTTAAGACAGAGCGACAACTTGTGGTATTTAGCATGCGCGGACACCTGTGTATAACGAAAGGCCGCCAGaaacgtgttgtcactgaaaaatactgtcggcTACAACTGTGATAAAGCCGGTGAAAACAGTATGTTAATTTTATTTTTAACATTTGTGTTAATACTTGTGATATAAAAGTAAAGGGCTTTATATTTCTTGAACCGTGTCGCAGTTGTGAATCGATTCACGTTTAAAAAATTAGTAGTTGGCTGTTTTCTCTGCCAGTCTACTGTTACCTCTGAAATGAACACAAGGTCCTTGGATCTTAAGGAGTAAAGGTAACGCTAGGCTCCTTATGAGTAGATCTTTTGCTAGGTGTTAATGTAATATTTGTACTTAACATATGTGACAGAGAACAGTCTGAATGTGCACATCGGACCGGTTGCGCTTTACCGTCTTACCCGAATATGACTGCATTCCACACCATGATGTTGTTTTCGGAAGGGGCACCACTGACGCCAGCCGGAGGGTCTTCTTGTAGCCTATGGGGGTCCGAGGAAAAAAACAACTTCCACGTTTCAAATTACTTGCTACCTAACTTAAGCACTTGTTAGCCCTATTTTCAAACTGATATCTGTAGTATATTACAAGTCGACACATTACTGAATTAGTGTACTCTTAACTTACTTGCAATATTATCAACCAATGCAGAAACCCTAGATTAGTGTTTAGCTAAAAGTCAGTCGTATTCATAAACGTTATGCATGATTTGATATGAAGTTCAAGGATGTCGCAAAAATATCCCTCGAAATATTAAACACAACCTGAGTAATTTTATGACGTCTAGTTAAACTTAGTTTCGTTTGCGAGTTAACTATGGTGACTCGCCTTGGAGAGAGCGAGTTGTTTTCTTAGCTAGCCaagtaacgttagctggctagtcAAGTCTTGTAAGCAAGCTAGCTTTCTGACGAAATAAGTCGCTAATGTTTTAGGGTCGACTTTAGCGGCAGACTGTTGTGTAAAGCATCCGCAATTTTCAAAGGCAACATAGCAAATTTGTTCAACTAAATAAAACCCAAAATATCAAATAGACGGCTGGATGACTTGGtcgcgttagctagctagccaagtacCCTTAGCTGACAAGCTAGCTTCAGGCATATCATTAACCACCCGTGAAAAATGTTCAACTCACCGCTTAAAATCTCTCATCAGTCGTCTTCTTGCAGGAGTAGACATCGAAAACTAAATATATATAAAGGTAATACAAATAAATGTACTGTTTTGTTTACACTCAATTTCTTTATAATATAGCTAACTGGTTAATGTTGTGTTTACAACAACATTCAGTTCCTTTTTCGCTGTCGCTTCTGAAATCCTATCCTCCTACCCTAGCCGCTAGTGCGTGGTTTATTAGGCGATACCACTTCAGCAAATAGGCGACGTATCTTGTGTATTCTTCTTAAGTAAAACGATACATTAGATAATTTAGCTTTTAATGTATTTTTCCTTGAATGTGTTACTTCTTCCTTAAGTGTGTTAATTGAATGGCGTATGATGTATCAAAAAACAATGATTAATACGTGTCCAATTACATAGTCTCACcctatttttctttttttccctttgGCTTTGAGATCGTGTTTGACGGGGGGCGTGGTTACAATGACGTGGTGTTTGTATAGTGAGGTCAATAAATGTCCAGCGATCAAGGTCGGCCAGGCCTGGGCGACAGCTGACAAACGGGTGTTCTCACACGTGAACAGTGAGCAGTATATGGAGAGATCAGTCGTCTTCTTTCCGGAGTAGACATCGTAAACCAAATATATAAAGGTATTACAAATAAATGTACTGTTttgttccaggctgtatcacaaccggccgtgattgggagtcccatagggcggcgcacaattggcccagcgtcgtccgggtttgttcttattaactgacttgcctagttaaatttaaaaacaAGTTAGTGCTTGGCAAAGGAGTAAATCACTTTATACACCCAG
Encoded here:
- the LOC120058463 gene encoding ubiquitin-conjugating enzyme E2 A-like isoform X1 → MSTPARRRLMRDFKRLQEDPPAGVSGAPSENNIMVWNAVIFGPEGTPFEDGTFKLTVEFTEEYPNKPPTVRFVSKMFHPNVYADGSICLDILQNRWSPTYDVSSILTSIQSLLDEPNPNSPANSQAAQLYQENKREYEKRVSAIVEQSWRDS